The window ACAGGTGTCAGCATGGCTAGAAGGGAAAGCCGTCCAAGCCCCACAAACCGCGATAGCAGGCTCGCCAGCTCAATACCATCAAGTCCAGTTTACAGGTCAGCAATTTTCTCAGCCAGATACTTTTGCCATGGCTGCTGGTGAACAAGCTCATTGGGATGATGCTGTGCAATTTTTGTTACGCGGGGAGTTAACATCATGGCTCGCAAAATTTGATAATAGCCAGGAGCAGTTAAAGCAACTTCAGGGCTTTTTAGATAGTGAAAAATCGCTAGATGGATCCGTGCAAAGTGAAATTAATCAAGATATTAAGCTAACTTTAGCCTTAAAAATCCTCAACCCGAATATGCCATTTATTTATCGTGGCGAAATCATCACACCAGCGTGGTTATTAGAACAACCTATTCTTGCTTATACCCTCATTAGTGAACCATTAACTCAACATATTCAGAATATTGACCCACAACATTGGTTAGTGCAGCTCTACCACCGCCAGTGTTTAGTACGCCAACGCGCTGAACAATTGAATATATTACTCAATGAAGAAAGCTTGAAACTGTATTTGTTGATCACGTCAATAAGCCAGCTCGCTGCGCGTTGGGAATTGCTGCATAGCCAGTTTCCTGACTCTCATAACGAAAGCCTACAAGCCTTATTAGATAGACAAAATCGACAAGAAATTGATTATATTTTATTGCTAAGTGCCGATATTGGGCAATTTGTTTCACTGACCGCATTAGTCGAGCAATCTTTTGAATTAGCAAAACAAAATGATATCCACAGTTTTGATAGCGAAATAGCCAAAAACCAGCTTTTGTTACCAAGAGGGGAGCTATACCAGCTCATTAACCTCCGAGTCAGTGATTTTAAACGAATTGGGCTTCCTGAACTCGATAGTTGGGTGGATAACTTTTTATTAACGCGTCGCTTGCCATTAGAAAAAATACTCGTTTTGCTCGCTATTCCATTCGAACATTGGCAAGTCCCCGAGTCACAAAAATATGTTCTTGAAGTTCTAAGGTTTTTTACACAAAAGCTCACGTCAGTGACACAACGTGGAAACCTAGTGCGCATGCGTTTAACGCAAAATACTGGGCGAGTCGATTTAATGGAATGTGATAGCCCGGTTCGCCGTGCGAATATGCTACTCGAACACTTATTGAACCGTAAAAAAAGTGCGGTTAGCATTGATAGTGATTTATTATTGCAGCATCGGGGCGTCAATAGCCGATTACGGATCCTACAATCAGATACGCAGTTATATCAACGGGATACGGGTATTGATGGCATGTATCTTGGTTTCCCATTCTTATTATTGCACACACAGCCGAACCAAATTAAACCGCGAATAGCGCCTTTATTTTTATGGCCGGTTTCGTTGCGTACTTCTTTAGCTCAAAATAGCCCCATTCAGCTTAGTTTTGATCAGGAGCGGGGGGCAATACGCTTAAATCCAGCACTCGCAAGCTTTGCGGGTATACCTTCAGTGACTGAATGGCAAACAGTATTAGATAATTTATTATCTAAAGCGGGTTTAACCATTGAAGATATGATGGAAACACTTGCGCCTTTATTACCGATACAAGGTACGGAACTGACGCCACTTCCGTCGATCACGACCTCAATTGCAGAGAACAGTGCACAAATCTGTTGTTCAGCGGTACTCTTCCATACCTCGTTTATTGGCCAGGCGATGAGTAGCGATCTACAGCAAATTGCTGGGCTACCTATTTCCCAAACAGCCTTAGCGACAATGCTAAAAGTCTCACCGCTCAATAGCACGAGCGAAACGCAGCCAGATAATTTACTTAACCAGTATGCGTTGTCATTGGCCGATCCATCACAAGAACAAGTTGTTCAAGCTGCACAAGCGAACACGGGGCTGCTGATTGAAGGGCCGCCAGGGACAGGGAAAAGTCAAACCATCGTGAGTTTGATTGCGGATGCAATAGGATGTCAGCAAACCGTTTTAGTGGTATGTCAAAAACCTGCGGCATTAGAGGTGGTCTATAAGCGTTTGATTGCTAATGGATTAGGAGATAGAGCGCTATATATCAGCCAAGGCCAAAGAGGCCGTGACACTATTTTGGCAGTGAGGGAGCAAATTGAGCAACTTTGGGAACAAGAAAAAAGCCAGCTCAGTGAGCGTGATTGGTCAGGAGAAAGAATTCATCTTGTTAATCGCGTTCAGCTATTTGAACGAAAATTAGACAACTACTTTCACTCGATGAATAATATCGACGAAAAGTTTCAAGTTTCTTATAAACAAGTATTAACCCAGTTGATTGAACTTGAAAAGCTTCCTCATTTTGATATTGATGAACAGGAAATTAAGCCATTATTAGCGCAACTTGATAGCCATACGATTGAGCAACTAACGGATGACTTGAAGTTACATGCATATACTTGGTGGCAATTGGATTATGAAAATAATGCACTAAACGCCTTAGCACAGTTTACGGTAGAAGAGCCTCAATATTTATTGTTTAATCAATCTATTACAAGGTTGATTGATACTGAAAAACAGCGTGATGAAGCTTACCAAACACAATATCAGCAAATCACGTTGACTCAATTATCGACTCATGAGCAATGGCTAATACAGCATGAAGTACAATTTAACCAATTAACGGCTGAACAATGGCAGGAATTCTCCCGTTGGTTACCACTATTTCGCGGTGAAACGGGAAATTCCATTATTCAGCAACTTGAGCTGTTGTATCAGCGATTATTATCGATTAATGCAGAAAATATCGACCCGTTATTATTCCCTGTGTTTAGGGGGCTTGATAATCAGCATCTTGCCCAATTATCGCGAGCATTGATGGAAACAATGCAAGGGTCATGGTTACGTTTCTTGAACCCGTATTACTACCGTCGGCAAAACCAATTGCAGTCATTTATGGCAACGAGTGGCTTAGCGTCGACGACTGAAAAACAGACGTTAGTGCTTGACACCATTGGTGTTGAGCAACAATGGCGCTTACTTGAAAAAGAATTACAACCATTATATCAACAGCTTGGTCTTGAACTTCAGCCAAACCACCAGTGGCGTAGCACATTGCAACCGCTGGTCATGCAATTAAAACGAGTGGCAGATATGGCTGAGCTTCTCGCTCAGTATCCTGAACCTGTGCATTTTATAGACGCGATTATTCAGCAACAAAGAACGGGGTTTACTCATCAATGCTGTGAAATCAGGGCGGCAATAGCCAAATTACGCGCAAGAACGGAAAGCTTGAACCAACTGAGTGAGCTAGACAGTGTATTTTCACCAGAAACAGTTGAACGGTTTAAAGTGGCCGTGGCAAACGGCGAGTCATATACGGCTGAACTGGTGAAAATAGAGCAACAAAAAGAAAATTTATTGCGTTACCAATCATTTAGGTCGGATACGCAACACTTTTCACAACAGCATTGGGGGCTCCTTGTGCTATTAAAACCGGCAATCAAGCAGCTTATTGCCACTGACGGTTTCACAACGCAATGGCGAGAACAATTAGTCCAAACTGTTAACTATTACTTCTGTCTGTTCACTAAAGCGCAGTTAGTGGCAACATTGCCTGCATTAAGTACCAACCACGACCAGCTGATGTCGGATCTAGCCGAACTAGAGAATGCCCAAAGACAATTACAACAATTCAATAAATTGGCATTGACGGCGAATATAGATATCAAAATGTTAGGAAACCGCCGTGAATGGGAAGAAATTACTCGTTTAGCAGGGCCAAGAGCTCGACGTTTGAGGGAGTTTATACAAGAAGGTAGAGATATTGGGTTAATGCAACTACGGCCGGTTTGGTTAATGACACCCGATGTTGCGAGCCAAGTACTTCCACTTGAAAGCGCTATGTTTGACAGCGTAATCTACGACGAAGCCTCACAGATGCCAATTGAATTTGCATTATCGACCTTATTTAGAGCCAAGCAGGCTATTGTGAGTGGCGATGAAAAGCAAATGCCGCCATCAAAATTTTTCACAGGTAAGCTAATTGAAGACGACATTGATGACGAAGACGATGACCAACAAGAATTGGCGGGAGAGCAATGGGATTATCGGCAAATCAGTGATTGTCCTGATTTATTGCATTTAGCGCGAACTGTATTACCTATTCATACATTGGATATTCATTACCGTTCTGCCTATCGAGAACTAATCAATTTCTCCAATTTTGCTTTTTATGAAAATAGGCTCAACATCCCAGCACAATTTTCTGCCAAAATGGTCAGTGAAATTAAGCCATTACAGCTTATTCCAGTTAATGGTACCTATGTTAACCAAAGCAATGAAGCTGAAGCTAACGCCATCGTGGAACATTTGGCTTCAATGTGGCAACGGCCTTTCGAGCAGCGGCCTTCTGTGGGGGTCGTCACGTTTAACCAAAAACAAGCAACATTAATTAACCAAATAATTCAATTACGTGCAGCACAGGATGAAGGCTTTCTTCAGGCGTATACGCAGGAAAACCAACGCACTCATGATGACGAAGATATGTCATTTTTTGTGAAAAATGTGGAAAATGTACAAGGTGATGAAAGGGATGTGATTTTATTTTCTACCACATTTGGTCGTAATGCGCAGGGGACATTCAGGCGTAACTTCGGGGTACTAGGGCAAACTGGTGGAGAACGGCGTTTAAATGTCGCGATCACTCGTGCTCGCCAGCAAGTTGTGATTATGACATCGATGCCAATAGATGAAATTTCTGATTTATTAGCCACTTACCGCAAACCGGAAATCCCACGAGATTATTTACAAGGCTATCTGGCTTATGCATTAAATGCATGCAACCCATTGATGAAAAAAGAAAATGAAAAACTACTCCACCGCATGTGCCATACACAGTCTGCGGTTGGTAGCGAAGCACTCCCACAAAATGCGTTTGTCGATTCGGTCATGGGCTTTATTCGGCAAAGTGGCTGGCAGGTGACCACCTCAAGCCAAAATGGGGTATTCCATTTTGATGGTATTGTTGAGGAGCAAACCAGCGGCCGTTTGCTCATCGGCATTGAATGCGACATGCCATCACACCCACTATTGAAAACAGCCCGTTCTAGGGAACTGTGGCGTAGCACTGTTCTGACGCGTGTGGTACCCGCACGCTATCGAGTGTCTATTATCGAATGGTATCAAAATCGCGATTTGGCACAGCAACAACTGCATGATGCCATTTCACAGGCTTTATTAACTTCATCACTCTCTCAAATAGAGAGCCAAAATCCGCAAGAAGGTGCGTTATGAGTTCATCGGTTCATCGTATAACTGTTAGAGAAATGAATGAAATTCAGTGCCGGCGTCAGCTTGCGGTAGCTAAACGTCGATTTAAACAGTGGCAAGTATTGGCAAATAGTAGCCAATATCATCCGCCGCGTATTGCACAAATCACGCAAGCTTATCAGCAGCTAATGGAAAATTCTGCTCAGCTTGCCACATTGTCATCACGCAATTTAAGCTTGTTGAATAACCAATTAGTTGAGTTTACAGGGACACTGAATAACGAAGTACAGGAAGTTCGTGAGCAACAACTTGAAAAACAAGCGCTATTAGCCCGGACAAAAAAACACAGAGAACATAATTTGGCTGAGTTAATCACATTGGTTCGTGAAAAACTGCCAAATGAAGCCGAACTACTTGCACAATTAGTTTCGGCAAGTGAACAGGATGAAAGCCAATCTAATAAACTGATTTTTAAAGCATTAGCTACATTGAGCCAGCAATCAATGGTGCTAGCGCCAACAGCAGCTGCATTATTGGAACAGCTAAAAGCACAATCTGAAGGTGTAAAACAATTTTGGCAATCAGGCTTACCTCAAACACCGTTTGCCAAACAATGTGAACAGATCCTATTGATGATTGAAAAGCTGAAATTGATGACCTCAATTGATGATGCTCAACGTGCTGAGCAACAACTGGTTGAGCTTCGGGAGCTTAAAGAAGGCACACAGCGCCATTTACGTGCCGACTCATTGATCATGACATTGGCGGAGCAATTAAAGTTAAGCCAGCAACGCGTCGAGCTTATCGATAAAATTGAACAGCTTTGTGATGAATTGGCTATTTTTGCGAGTGACGAAAATGAAGCCATGATTTCGAGTGCGTTAGCGAGTATACCATCAAGCTCGATAGAAGCGTTAACCACATGGGTCGATAAGCTAGGCAGCGCAGTGAGTGTAGCCGAGCAACAAGTTGTTGCTGCTGCACAAAGGAAAACGGTCTTAGATGGGTTAGGGAAACTCGGTTATCAAGTTCAAGATACGGATGTTAAAGCATGGCTGGATGATGGCAAAGTGGTTGTCACACATTCTGCCACGCCGGGATATGGGCTTGAATTAGGCGGGAAACAAGCGCGTTTTCAAGCGCGTACAGTGGCTTTTTCTACAGGGCGAGATAATTCACGAGACCAGGATGTTGATGCAATTTGGTGCAATCAGCACCAACAATTACAAGATATTATTGCCCAAACAGATGCGGAACTTGTTGTTGAGCAGGCACTACCAGCAGGAAGTGGCGAAATGAAAGTGTATGAAACTCAATCTGAAGAGCAACGTCGCAATATAGCTGTAAACCACCCCAAAACACGCAGTAAGTAAATATGGCTAAAAAAGCTTTAGTCACATATTAGAAAATTATTTAAAATAAAAAAGCTGAATTCGTTAGGCGCGAATTCAGCTTTTTTGTTATGTCTGCCATTTATTATGCGGTATGCATACTTTGTGGGTTTGTTTGACTTCTTTTACGTGCCAGTACTAGCTTGCTATAGAGCAGGGCTATTACGAAATAAACCGCTTGAGTAACGACTATGGTTGGCCCGGTTGTCGCATTGATGTGAAAACTCAGGATAGTCCCAATAACACTCGATGTTACCGAAGCGATGATGGCGACGACGAGCATTTTTCCGAAGCTCCGACATAGAACAAATGCAATAATCCCCGGTGAGATCAGCATGGCAATAACTAAAATGATCCCAACCGCTTGCAGTGAAGCGACAATGGTTAATGCAAGTAAAGACAGTAAACCATAATGGATCAGCTTGACGGGTAGGCCAATCACACGGGCTTGGTTTGGGTCAAAACAATACAGCATAAAATCTTTACGTTTCAGTAAGATAATCGCAATGGTTACCCCTGCAAATAACAGGATTTGCTTAAACTCGCTATCCGTGATCCCTAAAATATCACCAAATAAAATATGCGTAAGGTGCTGTTCTGTATCTATTTTAGCAAACATCACCAAGCCAATAGCAAACATTCCTGAGAAGACGATACCCATTACGGTATCTTCTTTTATCCGACTATTTTCTTTTAAATACCCCGTTGCGACAGCGCAGAATAAGCCAGAGGCAAACGCACCAATAGCCAAGGGAATACCTAATAAAGAGGCAATGATAATCCCGGGTAACACTGCGTGGGAAATAGCATCCCCCATGAGTGACCACCCTTTTAATACTAAAAAGCACGATAAAATGGCACACACAGTCCCACTCACAATTGCGGTGATCAATGCTTTTTGCATAAAAGGAAATGCAAACGGAGCCATCAATAAGTCAATGAAATCACTCATGAGATGCTCCTTGTTGGTGTGATTGATGCAACCGAGCGACTTCCTTTTTTGCTTTACGCTTTGAGGCAAAAATACCGTGTTTAGGCGCAAAGAAAAATGCTAGCAGGAAAATAATGGTTTGTAGGGTGACAATTAACCCACCTGTAGCACCATTAAGGAAATAACTGATGTAAGCGCCAACAGCACTGGTTACGGTGCCAATCGTGACGGAGATAATAAGTAAGCGTTTAAATTGGTCAGTTAATAAATAGGCGGTTGCACCTGGCGTGACGACCATTGCGATAACAAGAATAGCGCCAACTGTTTGCAAGGCAGCAACGGTACAAGCACTTAATAATGTGAAGAAAATTATTTTTAGGCGTAATGGATTCAAGCCAATTGACCGTGCGTGACTTTCATCGAAAAAAACGGCTAATAAATCTTTCCATAAACACAACAGAATAATAAATGAAACGCCGATAATAATTTCTACTTGTAATACGTCAGAATCCGCAATACCTAAAATATTACCAAAAATAATACTTTGTACATTCACAGATGTTGGGTTCAATGAAACGATCAACAAACCTGCCGCAAAAAAAGTAGAAAATATAAAGCCAATAACAGCATCTTCACGCAAACGAGTTAGATGTTTTATTAATGTCATGGCAAGTGCTGCAAGGATCCCGGTAAAAAAGGCGCCTGCCGCATAGGGTAAACCTAAAGCATAAGCACCAGCCACCCCAGGGACAACGGAGTGGGAGAGCGCATCTCCCATTAATGACCAGCCTTTTAGCATCAAATACGCTGATAAAAATGCACAGACAGCACCAACAATGGCGCTGACCCAAATGGCTTTTATCATGAAATCGTATTCAAAGGGCTGTAATAACATCTCAATCATTCGGAACCCTTAGCTTGGTTTTTTCGAACGGGAGCATCATGGTCATGACCATAGAATACAGCCGCTCTTTCATCATCGGTAATGACGGTGACAGAGCGTGGGTCATCGTCGTCATGAAGCTCTTGACCTGACAGGTTAATATGACGCAATACACCACCAAACGCGTTTTGTAGATTACGCTGTGTAAACGTGGTTTCGGTTGGGCCACTGGCTAACACCGTGCGATTGATTAAGATAACATGGTCGCAAA is drawn from Providencia huaxiensis and contains these coding sequences:
- a CDS encoding protein kinase domain-containing protein; the encoded protein is MTMIRFCPHCQTERPLTEIFCAGQIKTPQGDNQFCGWDLTLEAIHESGWRPIDEPNTSIERPQLNIAENNQIIEQRVCVNGHTMDEGDFICLECGEDAAVEPSNAEEQSQQLIGNWRLERRINQNDSLRERYLVTHIESEKSGVLTLYQKGEEPDPTIYQVLQLLPTDHVPEFYETGRWENRAWHVTELLEGGSLSQFIQQGDFWQLHEIPKLVEEMGKAIAAFTEHGLRHRNLCPANLLIRSREPLDIVVIEYGSASLSEFDLDIVTPLDISRYSAPETLAGGVSAASDWWSLGVILLEQLTRGQCFAQVHDNAFLIQVMTNGIDLPDDLDPNLQLLLRGLLCRDRFLRWQWPQVSAWLEGKAVQAPQTAIAGSPAQYHQVQFTGQQFSQPDTFAMAAGEQAHWDDAVQFLLRGELTSWLAKFDNSQEQLKQLQGFLDSEKSLDGSVQSEINQDIKLTLALKILNPNMPFIYRGEIITPAWLLEQPILAYTLISEPLTQHIQNIDPQHWLVQLYHRQCLVRQRAEQLNILLNEESLKLYLLITSISQLAARWELLHSQFPDSHNESLQALLDRQNRQEIDYILLLSADIGQFVSLTALVEQSFELAKQNDIHSFDSEIAKNQLLLPRGELYQLINLRVSDFKRIGLPELDSWVDNFLLTRRLPLEKILVLLAIPFEHWQVPESQKYVLEVLRFFTQKLTSVTQRGNLVRMRLTQNTGRVDLMECDSPVRRANMLLEHLLNRKKSAVSIDSDLLLQHRGVNSRLRILQSDTQLYQRDTGIDGMYLGFPFLLLHTQPNQIKPRIAPLFLWPVSLRTSLAQNSPIQLSFDQERGAIRLNPALASFAGIPSVTEWQTVLDNLLSKAGLTIEDMMETLAPLLPIQGTELTPLPSITTSIAENSAQICCSAVLFHTSFIGQAMSSDLQQIAGLPISQTALATMLKVSPLNSTSETQPDNLLNQYALSLADPSQEQVVQAAQANTGLLIEGPPGTGKSQTIVSLIADAIGCQQTVLVVCQKPAALEVVYKRLIANGLGDRALYISQGQRGRDTILAVREQIEQLWEQEKSQLSERDWSGERIHLVNRVQLFERKLDNYFHSMNNIDEKFQVSYKQVLTQLIELEKLPHFDIDEQEIKPLLAQLDSHTIEQLTDDLKLHAYTWWQLDYENNALNALAQFTVEEPQYLLFNQSITRLIDTEKQRDEAYQTQYQQITLTQLSTHEQWLIQHEVQFNQLTAEQWQEFSRWLPLFRGETGNSIIQQLELLYQRLLSINAENIDPLLFPVFRGLDNQHLAQLSRALMETMQGSWLRFLNPYYYRRQNQLQSFMATSGLASTTEKQTLVLDTIGVEQQWRLLEKELQPLYQQLGLELQPNHQWRSTLQPLVMQLKRVADMAELLAQYPEPVHFIDAIIQQQRTGFTHQCCEIRAAIAKLRARTESLNQLSELDSVFSPETVERFKVAVANGESYTAELVKIEQQKENLLRYQSFRSDTQHFSQQHWGLLVLLKPAIKQLIATDGFTTQWREQLVQTVNYYFCLFTKAQLVATLPALSTNHDQLMSDLAELENAQRQLQQFNKLALTANIDIKMLGNRREWEEITRLAGPRARRLREFIQEGRDIGLMQLRPVWLMTPDVASQVLPLESAMFDSVIYDEASQMPIEFALSTLFRAKQAIVSGDEKQMPPSKFFTGKLIEDDIDDEDDDQQELAGEQWDYRQISDCPDLLHLARTVLPIHTLDIHYRSAYRELINFSNFAFYENRLNIPAQFSAKMVSEIKPLQLIPVNGTYVNQSNEAEANAIVEHLASMWQRPFEQRPSVGVVTFNQKQATLINQIIQLRAAQDEGFLQAYTQENQRTHDDEDMSFFVKNVENVQGDERDVILFSTTFGRNAQGTFRRNFGVLGQTGGERRLNVAITRARQQVVIMTSMPIDEISDLLATYRKPEIPRDYLQGYLAYALNACNPLMKKENEKLLHRMCHTQSAVGSEALPQNAFVDSVMGFIRQSGWQVTTSSQNGVFHFDGIVEEQTSGRLLIGIECDMPSHPLLKTARSRELWRSTVLTRVVPARYRVSIIEWYQNRDLAQQQLHDAISQALLTSSLSQIESQNPQEGAL
- a CDS encoding metal ABC transporter permease codes for the protein MSDFIDLLMAPFAFPFMQKALITAIVSGTVCAILSCFLVLKGWSLMGDAISHAVLPGIIIASLLGIPLAIGAFASGLFCAVATGYLKENSRIKEDTVMGIVFSGMFAIGLVMFAKIDTEQHLTHILFGDILGITDSEFKQILLFAGVTIAIILLKRKDFMLYCFDPNQARVIGLPVKLIHYGLLSLLALTIVASLQAVGIILVIAMLISPGIIAFVLCRSFGKMLVVAIIASVTSSVIGTILSFHINATTGPTIVVTQAVYFVIALLYSKLVLARKRSQTNPQSMHTA
- a CDS encoding metal ABC transporter permease → MIEMLLQPFEYDFMIKAIWVSAIVGAVCAFLSAYLMLKGWSLMGDALSHSVVPGVAGAYALGLPYAAGAFFTGILAALAMTLIKHLTRLREDAVIGFIFSTFFAAGLLIVSLNPTSVNVQSIIFGNILGIADSDVLQVEIIIGVSFIILLCLWKDLLAVFFDESHARSIGLNPLRLKIIFFTLLSACTVAALQTVGAILVIAMVVTPGATAYLLTDQFKRLLIISVTIGTVTSAVGAYISYFLNGATGGLIVTLQTIIFLLAFFFAPKHGIFASKRKAKKEVARLHQSHQQGASHE